The Streptomyces sp. NBC_01353 genome contains a region encoding:
- a CDS encoding enoyl-CoA hydratase-related protein encodes MADTVLYEVSDGLATITLNRPEAMNAMNVEAKVALRDAAEAAAADTAVRAVLLTAAGDRAFCVGQDLKEHVGLLMSDKESGSQHTMNTVRDHYNPIVTALTGMKKPVVAGVNGVAAGAGFGFALAADYRVVADTAAFNTSFAGVALTADSGMSWTLPRLIGASRASDLMLFPRSISAQEAYELGIVNKLVPAADLAQEALKVARTLAEGPTVAYAALKASLAYGADHSLTEALEKEDELQTAAGASEDHTIAVQAFLAKEKPRYVGR; translated from the coding sequence ATGGCCGACACCGTTCTGTACGAAGTGAGCGACGGACTCGCCACGATCACGCTCAACCGGCCCGAGGCCATGAACGCGATGAACGTCGAGGCGAAGGTCGCCCTGCGGGACGCGGCGGAGGCGGCCGCGGCGGACACCGCCGTACGAGCCGTGCTGCTGACGGCGGCGGGCGACCGGGCGTTCTGCGTGGGCCAGGACCTGAAGGAGCACGTGGGTCTGCTGATGTCGGACAAGGAGTCCGGATCGCAGCACACGATGAACACCGTCCGGGACCACTACAACCCGATCGTCACGGCGCTGACCGGCATGAAGAAGCCCGTGGTGGCGGGCGTCAACGGGGTCGCGGCGGGGGCGGGCTTCGGCTTCGCGCTGGCGGCGGACTACCGGGTCGTCGCCGACACCGCCGCGTTCAACACCTCCTTCGCGGGTGTCGCGCTCACCGCCGACTCCGGCATGTCGTGGACGCTGCCCCGGCTGATCGGCGCGAGCCGCGCCTCCGACCTGATGCTCTTCCCGCGCTCGATCAGTGCCCAGGAGGCGTACGAGCTCGGCATCGTGAACAAGCTGGTCCCGGCCGCCGACCTCGCGCAGGAGGCCCTGAAGGTCGCCCGCACCCTGGCCGAGGGCCCGACGGTGGCGTACGCGGCGCTGAAGGCGTCGCTGGCGTACGGGGCGGACCACTCGCTCACGGAGGCGCTGGAGAAGGAGGACGAGCTCCAGACGGCCGCGGGCGCGTCGGAGGACCACACGATCGCGGTCCAGGCGTTCCTGGCGAAGGAGAAGCCGCGGTACGTGGGCCGGTGA
- the dapE gene encoding succinyl-diaminopimelate desuccinylase → MADNAPLDLTLDGPALTAALVDFPSVSGTEKPLADAIEQALRALPHLTVDRYGNNVVARTRLGHAERVILAGHIDTVPIAGNVPSRLDENGILWGCGTTDMKSGVAVQLRIAATVPEPNRDLTFVFYDNEEVAAHLNGLGKVAEAHPDWLEGDFAILLEGSNAEVEGGCQGTLRVFLRTEGERAHSARSWMGSNAIHAAAPILARLAAYEPRKPVIDGLEYHEGLNAVRIEGGVANNVIPDACTVVVNYRYAPDLTQAEAEAHVREVFADCGVAEFVIDDHSGGALPGLSHPAAAEFMKAVGGAALPKFGWTDVARFSALGVPAVNYGPGDPIYAHKVDEHVVVDRIVQCEDRLRDWLTA, encoded by the coding sequence ATGGCTGACAATGCTCCCCTCGACCTCACGCTGGACGGTCCGGCGCTCACCGCCGCGCTCGTCGACTTCCCCTCCGTCAGCGGGACAGAGAAGCCGCTCGCCGACGCGATCGAGCAGGCCCTGCGCGCCCTGCCGCACCTCACCGTCGACCGGTACGGCAACAACGTCGTGGCCCGCACCCGGCTCGGCCACGCCGAGCGCGTCATTCTGGCCGGCCACATCGACACCGTCCCGATCGCGGGCAACGTGCCCTCGCGCCTCGACGAGAACGGCATCCTGTGGGGCTGCGGCACCACCGACATGAAGTCGGGCGTCGCCGTCCAGCTCCGGATCGCCGCCACCGTCCCCGAGCCCAACCGCGACCTCACGTTCGTCTTCTACGACAACGAAGAGGTCGCTGCCCACCTCAACGGCCTCGGGAAGGTCGCCGAGGCGCACCCCGACTGGCTGGAGGGCGATTTCGCGATCCTCCTGGAGGGCTCGAACGCCGAGGTCGAGGGCGGCTGCCAGGGCACCCTGCGGGTCTTCCTGCGTACGGAGGGCGAGCGCGCCCACTCCGCGCGCTCCTGGATGGGCTCCAACGCCATCCACGCGGCGGCCCCGATCCTGGCCCGCCTCGCCGCGTACGAGCCCCGCAAGCCGGTCATCGACGGCCTGGAGTACCACGAGGGCCTCAACGCCGTACGGATCGAGGGCGGCGTCGCCAACAACGTCATCCCCGACGCCTGCACGGTCGTCGTCAACTACCGCTACGCCCCCGACCTCACCCAGGCCGAGGCCGAGGCGCACGTCCGCGAGGTCTTCGCGGACTGCGGGGTCGCCGAGTTCGTGATCGACGACCACAGCGGCGGCGCCCTGCCGGGCCTTTCGCACCCGGCCGCGGCCGAGTTCATGAAGGCGGTCGGCGGCGCGGCGCTGCCCAAGTTCGGCTGGACCGACGTGGCCCGCTTCAGCGCGCTCGGCGTCCCCGCGGTCAACTACGGCCCCGGTGACCCGATCTACGCCCACAAGGTCGACGAGCACGTCGTCGTGGACCGGATCGTCCAGTGCGAGGACCGGCTCCGCGACTGGCTCACTGCCTGA
- a CDS encoding TIGR00730 family Rossman fold protein — protein sequence MGIPAGAQKPDEQRQGPVLRRREQVQPGTTDQRLLDTEGDSEWVHTDPWRVMRIQSEFVEGFGALAELPSAISVFGSARTKPDSPEYEAGVRLGHALVDAGFAVITGGGPGAMEAANKGARDAKGISVGLGIELPFEQGLNPHVDIGVNFRYFFVRKTMFVKYAQGFVVLPGGLGTLDELFEALTLVQTRKVTRFPIVLFGTEYWKGLVDWLRDSVVAGGKASERDLLLFHVTDDVDEAVALVTKETGR from the coding sequence ATGGGTATCCCCGCGGGAGCGCAGAAGCCGGACGAGCAGCGGCAGGGACCGGTGCTCAGGCGCCGCGAGCAGGTCCAGCCGGGCACCACGGATCAGCGTCTGCTGGACACCGAGGGCGACTCGGAGTGGGTGCACACCGACCCCTGGCGGGTCATGCGCATCCAGTCCGAGTTCGTCGAGGGCTTCGGCGCGCTCGCCGAACTGCCGAGCGCGATCAGCGTCTTCGGCTCGGCCCGTACGAAGCCGGACTCGCCCGAGTACGAGGCCGGTGTGCGGCTCGGCCACGCGCTGGTCGACGCCGGCTTCGCGGTGATCACGGGCGGCGGCCCGGGCGCCATGGAGGCGGCGAACAAGGGCGCGCGGGATGCCAAGGGCATCTCGGTGGGCCTGGGCATCGAGCTCCCCTTCGAGCAGGGGCTCAACCCGCACGTCGACATCGGCGTGAACTTCCGCTACTTCTTCGTCCGCAAGACGATGTTCGTGAAGTACGCGCAGGGCTTCGTGGTCCTCCCGGGCGGCCTCGGCACCCTGGACGAGCTCTTCGAGGCGCTCACCCTGGTCCAGACGCGCAAGGTGACCCGCTTCCCGATCGTGCTCTTCGGTACGGAGTACTGGAAGGGCCTCGTCGACTGGCTCCGCGACTCGGTCGTCGCGGGCGGCAAGGCCTCGGAGCGGGACCTGCTGCTCTTCCACGTGACGGACGACGTGGACGAGGCGGTCGCCCTGGTGACGAAGGAGACGGGCCGCTAG
- a CDS encoding DUF3117 domain-containing protein, giving the protein MAAMKPRTGDGPLEVTKEGRGIVMRVPLEGGGRLVVELTPDEAEALGDALKQVVG; this is encoded by the coding sequence ATGGCGGCCATGAAGCCGCGGACGGGCGACGGCCCGCTCGAGGTGACCAAGGAGGGGCGGGGCATTGTCATGCGCGTTCCGCTCGAAGGCGGCGGTCGGCTTGTCGTCGAGCTGACCCCGGACGAGGCCGAAGCACTCGGCGACGCCCTGAAGCAGGTAGTCGGCTGA
- the folP gene encoding dihydropteroate synthase: protein MLRLGRREFGPHEPVIMAIVNRTPDSFYDQGATFRDEPALVRVEQAVAEGAAIIDIGGVKAGPGEEVTAEEEARRTVGFVAEVRRRHPDVVISVDTWRADVGEAVCEAGADVLNDAWGGVDPRLAEVAARYGAGLVCTHAGGAEPRTRPHRIEYEDVMADILRVTVGLAERAVELGVRRDGIMIDPGHDFGKNTRHSLEATRRLGEMTETGWPVLVSLSNKDFVGETLDRPVKERVLGTLATTAVSAWLGAQVYRVHEVAETRQVLDMVATIAGHRAPAVARRGLA from the coding sequence ATGCTGCGCTTGGGACGGCGTGAATTCGGGCCGCACGAGCCGGTGATCATGGCGATTGTCAACCGGACCCCCGATTCCTTCTACGACCAGGGCGCCACCTTCCGCGACGAGCCGGCCCTCGTCCGCGTGGAGCAGGCGGTCGCCGAGGGCGCCGCCATCATCGACATCGGCGGGGTGAAGGCGGGCCCCGGCGAGGAGGTCACGGCGGAGGAGGAGGCGCGGCGCACGGTCGGCTTCGTCGCCGAGGTACGGCGCCGGCATCCGGACGTCGTCATCAGCGTCGACACCTGGCGGGCGGATGTCGGCGAGGCGGTCTGCGAGGCCGGTGCGGACGTCCTCAACGACGCGTGGGGCGGGGTGGACCCGAGGCTCGCGGAGGTCGCCGCCCGGTACGGCGCGGGGCTCGTCTGCACCCACGCGGGCGGCGCGGAGCCGCGGACCCGGCCGCACCGGATCGAGTACGAGGATGTGATGGCCGACATCCTGCGGGTGACCGTGGGGCTCGCGGAGCGGGCGGTCGAGCTGGGCGTACGGCGGGACGGGATCATGATCGACCCGGGGCACGACTTCGGGAAGAACACCCGCCACAGCCTGGAGGCGACCCGGCGGCTCGGCGAGATGACGGAGACGGGGTGGCCGGTGCTGGTGTCCCTGTCCAACAAGGACTTCGTGGGCGAGACGCTGGACCGGCCGGTGAAGGAGCGGGTGCTGGGCACGTTGGCGACGACGGCGGTGTCGGCGTGGCTGGGTGCGCAGGTGTACCGGGTGCACGAGGTCGCCGAGACGCGTCAGGTCCTGGACATGGTGGCGACCATCGCGGGGCACCGCGCCCCCGCTGTCGCCCGGCGGGGGCTGGCGTAG
- a CDS encoding DNA-3-methyladenine glycosylase I, giving the protein MSGGVIPGPDGRLRCPWGLSTEDYVAYHDEEWGRPVRGDDALFERLCLEAFQSGLSWITILRRREGFRRAFADFKIASVAEFGEVDRERLLVDEGIIRNRAKIDATLANAKTLATWSPGELDALIWSYAPDPATRPAPLTLADVPAVTDESTALAKALKKRGLRFIGPTTAYALMQACGLVDDHLTGCVARGGR; this is encoded by the coding sequence GTGAGCGGCGGGGTGATCCCCGGCCCCGACGGCCGACTGCGCTGCCCCTGGGGCCTGTCGACCGAGGACTACGTGGCGTACCACGACGAGGAGTGGGGCCGCCCGGTCCGCGGCGACGACGCGCTGTTCGAGCGGCTGTGCCTGGAGGCGTTCCAGTCGGGTCTCTCCTGGATCACGATCCTTCGCCGCCGCGAGGGCTTCCGGCGGGCCTTCGCCGACTTCAAGATCGCATCGGTGGCGGAGTTCGGCGAGGTGGACCGCGAGCGGCTCCTCGTGGACGAGGGCATCATCCGGAACCGGGCGAAGATCGACGCGACGCTGGCGAACGCGAAGACGCTGGCGACCTGGTCTCCCGGCGAGCTCGACGCCCTGATCTGGTCGTACGCCCCGGATCCGGCGACCCGGCCGGCCCCGCTGACCCTCGCCGACGTCCCGGCCGTGACGGACGAGTCGACGGCCCTGGCCAAGGCCCTGAAGAAGCGCGGGCTGCGGTTCATCGGCCCGACGACGGCGTACGCACTGATGCAGGCCTGCGGCCTCGTCGACGACCACCTGACGGGGTGCGTGGCCCGGGGCGGCCGCTGA
- a CDS encoding ATP-binding protein, with protein sequence MSLPLTRRIARAALLVAAGAAPVVGAAGSASALDHSIAPTGALSGISSLDAAGVGNTVEGASQTATGVVGDTGGKAAGKAVPAAQKVAGDTAGNAGEVLGQTAGGVSESAPSAGGLGQTLPTGGVPSLGGLPLGG encoded by the coding sequence ATGTCCCTCCCCCTGACCCGTCGGATCGCCCGCGCCGCACTCCTCGTGGCGGCCGGAGCAGCCCCCGTGGTCGGTGCGGCCGGGTCCGCGAGCGCCCTGGACCACAGCATCGCGCCCACCGGAGCCCTCTCCGGTATCTCCAGCCTGGACGCCGCGGGTGTCGGCAACACCGTCGAGGGCGCCTCGCAGACCGCCACCGGCGTGGTCGGCGACACCGGCGGCAAGGCCGCCGGCAAGGCCGTCCCGGCCGCGCAGAAGGTCGCGGGCGACACCGCGGGCAACGCGGGCGAGGTCCTCGGCCAGACCGCCGGCGGGGTCTCCGAGAGCGCCCCGTCGGCGGGCGGCCTCGGCCAGACCCTGCCGACCGGCGGCGTTCCGTCGCTGGGCGGCCTGCCGCTCGGCGGCTGA
- the sigE gene encoding RNA polymerase sigma factor SigE, which produces MVGAPLDTTRADRGGAAAPVDRGGVLRRLLRSAGEPKSVTDTADRIHTADSAPTTATFASDAESQAWTPPTWEEIVSTHSGRVYRLAYRLTGNQHDAEDLTQEVFVRVFRSLSTYTPGTFEGWLHRITTNLFLDMVRRKQRIRFDALADDAAERLPSREPSPQQAFNDTHFDADVQQALDTLAPEFRAAVVLCDIEGLSYEEIAATLGVKLGTVRSRIHRGRSHLRKALKHRSPEARAERALAAVGWEGGTA; this is translated from the coding sequence ATGGTAGGGGCTCCACTGGACACCACCAGAGCCGACAGGGGAGGTGCGGCTGCGCCTGTGGATCGGGGAGGAGTGCTTCGGCGTCTTCTCAGGTCGGCGGGTGAGCCGAAATCCGTGACCGACACCGCTGACCGAATCCACACCGCCGACTCCGCTCCCACCACCGCGACCTTCGCATCGGATGCGGAATCGCAGGCGTGGACTCCGCCCACCTGGGAGGAGATCGTCAGCACGCACAGTGGCCGGGTCTATCGCCTCGCCTACCGGCTGACGGGCAACCAGCACGACGCCGAGGACCTCACGCAGGAGGTCTTCGTCCGCGTCTTCCGCTCGCTGTCGACGTACACGCCGGGCACCTTCGAGGGCTGGCTGCACCGCATCACCACCAACCTCTTCCTCGACATGGTCCGCCGCAAGCAGCGGATCCGTTTCGACGCGCTCGCCGACGACGCGGCCGAGCGGCTGCCCAGCCGCGAGCCCTCGCCGCAGCAGGCGTTCAACGACACGCACTTCGACGCCGACGTCCAGCAGGCTCTCGACACCCTCGCGCCCGAGTTCCGGGCCGCGGTCGTCCTCTGTGACATCGAAGGACTCTCGTACGAGGAGATCGCCGCCACGCTCGGCGTGAAGCTCGGCACGGTCCGCAGCCGGATCCACCGCGGGCGCTCCCACCTGCGCAAGGCGCTGAAGCACCGTTCCCCCGAGGCTCGGGCGGAGCGCGCGCTGGCCGCCGTCGGCTGGGAGGGCGGTACGGCGTGA
- a CDS encoding O-methyltransferase — MRQLRGQERAITANRQTSWAFADAFVAEDEALHWARDRAREAGLPSVSPGTGAALRLLAATADAKAVAEIGTGTGVSGIYLLHGMRPDGVLTTVDLEPERQQFAKTAFRAAGFAGNRARFIPGRALDVLPRLADGGYDLVFCDGDRLECLDYLAESLRLLRPGGLVCFEGVFADGRTVDSAAQPAEVLRVRELLRAVRESQELLPSLLPVGDGLLCAVRRG, encoded by the coding sequence TTGCGCCAACTACGGGGACAGGAGAGGGCCATTACCGCCAACCGGCAGACGAGCTGGGCGTTCGCCGACGCCTTTGTCGCCGAGGACGAAGCGCTGCACTGGGCCCGTGACCGGGCCCGGGAGGCAGGCCTGCCCTCGGTGTCTCCGGGCACCGGCGCCGCCCTGCGCCTGCTGGCGGCCACGGCGGACGCGAAAGCGGTGGCCGAAATCGGTACGGGCACGGGGGTGTCCGGGATCTACCTGCTGCACGGGATGCGGCCGGACGGGGTCCTGACGACGGTGGACCTGGAGCCGGAGCGCCAGCAGTTCGCGAAGACGGCCTTCCGGGCGGCGGGCTTCGCCGGAAACCGGGCGCGTTTCATCCCGGGTCGCGCACTGGACGTCCTGCCGCGACTCGCGGACGGCGGGTACGACCTCGTCTTCTGCGACGGCGACCGGCTGGAGTGCCTGGACTACCTCGCTGAATCGTTGCGCCTGCTGCGACCCGGGGGTTTGGTCTGCTTCGAGGGAGTCTTCGCGGACGGCCGTACGGTCGACTCCGCCGCCCAGCCGGCGGAGGTGCTGCGGGTGCGCGAGCTGTTGCGCGCGGTCCGCGAGAGCCAGGAGCTGCTGCCGTCCCTGCTGCCGGTCGGCGACGGCCTGCTGTGCGCGGTGCGACGGGGCTGA